In one Umezawaea sp. Da 62-37 genomic region, the following are encoded:
- a CDS encoding TetR family transcriptional regulator: MTTPPLGLRDQKKLARREAMIQAAVRLAVERGVENALIEDITAAAGVSHRTFSNYFGGKAEAIAARHLDRARGVAEALRGRPADEPLWDAITHAALSPYKADRKRPDPEWTASIRLMTSEPSLIGEFLKTNAIAERELAEVVAERTGTRVTRDLYPRLVAATVWAAVEVATDKWLSTAKPAPITQLVRNALRQVAAGLPDPSAG; the protein is encoded by the coding sequence ATGACGACCCCACCCCTCGGCCTGCGCGATCAGAAGAAGCTGGCCAGGCGCGAAGCGATGATCCAGGCGGCCGTTCGGCTCGCGGTGGAACGCGGCGTGGAGAACGCCCTGATCGAGGACATCACCGCGGCCGCGGGGGTGTCGCACCGGACGTTCAGCAACTACTTCGGCGGCAAGGCGGAGGCCATCGCGGCCCGCCACCTCGACCGGGCGCGCGGGGTCGCGGAAGCGCTGCGCGGCCGACCGGCCGACGAGCCGCTGTGGGACGCGATCACGCACGCGGCCCTGTCGCCGTACAAGGCGGACCGCAAGCGCCCGGATCCGGAGTGGACGGCCAGCATCCGGCTGATGACGAGCGAGCCGAGCCTGATCGGGGAGTTCCTCAAGACGAACGCGATCGCGGAGCGGGAGCTCGCCGAGGTGGTCGCCGAGCGGACCGGGACCAGGGTCACCAGGGACCTCTACCCGCGGTTGGTCGCGGCGACGGTGTGGGCGGCGGTGGAGGTCGCGACGGACAAGTGGCTGAGCACGGCCAAGCCCGCGCCGATCACGCAGCTGGTGCGCAACGCGCTGCGGCAGGTGGCCGCGGGCCTGCCCGACCCGTCGGCCGGGTAG
- a CDS encoding antibiotic biosynthesis monooxygenase — MILEVAHLDVVPGRSAEFEAAFGEAESVISASPGFVGLELKRCVERPDAYLLLVRWETLEDHTVGFREGPLYPRWRELLHHFYDPFPVVEHYA; from the coding sequence GTGATCCTGGAAGTCGCCCACCTGGACGTCGTGCCCGGCCGTTCGGCCGAGTTCGAAGCCGCGTTCGGCGAGGCCGAGAGCGTCATCTCGGCCTCGCCGGGCTTCGTCGGCCTGGAGCTGAAGCGCTGCGTCGAGCGGCCGGACGCCTACCTGCTGCTGGTCCGCTGGGAAACCCTGGAGGACCACACCGTCGGCTTCCGCGAGGGCCCGCTGTACCCGAGGTGGCGTGAACTCCTGCACCACTTCTACGACCCGTTCCCCGTGGTCGAGCACTACGCGTAG
- a CDS encoding (2Fe-2S)-binding protein produces the protein MSDYAAVLATLRRARVISPFFVLDVGRPDDTWLPGTALTDGSRALPDTLDAIGARYRTTERRVAASLFFLSYTARLLCPTVAAHVLDGAIPDIRPGNLWWRYDPEQGLRVRLDEPTTGPGIAEAMAPVVDAVRAESGVAAGLLWGNAASSMAGGLRTMAGTGTASPEECLATAAELFADKPFRQAGGFVDFPGEVAFRRSSCCLYYRLDGGGTCGDCPLSPR, from the coding sequence ATGTCCGACTACGCGGCCGTCCTGGCCACCCTGCGGCGCGCCCGCGTGATCAGCCCGTTCTTCGTGCTCGACGTCGGCCGCCCGGACGACACCTGGCTGCCCGGCACGGCGCTGACCGACGGGAGCCGGGCGCTGCCGGACACCCTGGACGCGATCGGCGCGCGCTACCGGACCACCGAACGGCGGGTGGCCGCGTCGCTGTTCTTCCTCAGCTACACCGCGCGCCTGCTCTGCCCCACGGTCGCCGCGCACGTGCTGGACGGCGCGATCCCGGACATCCGGCCGGGGAACCTGTGGTGGCGCTACGACCCGGAGCAGGGCCTGCGGGTCCGCCTCGACGAGCCGACGACCGGCCCCGGCATCGCCGAGGCGATGGCGCCGGTCGTGGACGCGGTCCGCGCGGAGAGCGGTGTCGCGGCCGGGCTGCTGTGGGGCAACGCGGCCTCGTCCATGGCGGGCGGGCTGCGCACGATGGCGGGTACCGGCACCGCGAGCCCCGAGGAGTGCCTGGCGACGGCCGCGGAGCTGTTCGCCGACAAGCCGTTCCGGCAGGCGGGCGGCTTCGTCGACTTCCCCGGCGAAGTGGCCTTCCGCCGGTCGAGCTGCTGCCTCTACTACCGCCTCGACGGCGGCGGCACCTGCGGTGATTGTCCGCTGTCACCGAGGTGA
- a CDS encoding phosphoribosyl-ATP diphosphatase → MKTFDELFAELSERAHTKPEGSGTVAALEAGVHAQGKKVLEEAGEVWIAAEHESDERLSEEISQLLYRLQVLMLGRGLTLDDIYKYL, encoded by the coding sequence GTGAAGACCTTCGACGAGCTGTTCGCGGAACTCAGCGAGCGCGCCCACACCAAGCCAGAGGGGTCCGGCACCGTCGCGGCACTGGAGGCCGGCGTGCACGCGCAGGGCAAGAAGGTGCTCGAGGAAGCCGGCGAGGTGTGGATCGCGGCGGAGCACGAGTCGGACGAGCGGCTGTCGGAGGAGATCTCGCAGCTCCTCTACCGGCTGCAGGTGTTGATGCTGGGCCGCGGGCTCACCCTGGACGACATCTACAAGTACCTGTAA
- a CDS encoding response regulator transcription factor, whose protein sequence is MTIRVLVADDHTAIRAGLVMILGGGEGIEVVGEAGDGAAAVRMARALKPDVVLMDIRMPGVDGIAATRELVGDGVCQVLVLTTFDMDEYVHASLRAGAAGFLLKSVGAAALVDAVRLVAAGDGVLAPSVTRRLMRDFAAVAPRQVERPKALDLLTDRETEVLRCLGEGLSNQGIGKRLHIGETTVKTHVSRVLTKLDLRSRVQAAILAQEAGLVSGGPARP, encoded by the coding sequence ATGACCATCAGGGTGCTGGTGGCCGACGACCACACGGCCATCAGGGCCGGGCTGGTGATGATCCTCGGCGGTGGCGAGGGCATCGAGGTCGTCGGCGAGGCGGGTGACGGCGCCGCGGCGGTGCGGATGGCGCGGGCGCTCAAGCCCGACGTCGTGCTGATGGACATCCGGATGCCGGGCGTGGACGGGATCGCGGCCACCCGCGAGCTGGTCGGCGACGGGGTGTGCCAGGTGCTGGTGCTGACCACGTTCGACATGGACGAGTACGTGCACGCCTCCCTGCGGGCCGGCGCGGCCGGGTTCCTGCTGAAGTCGGTCGGGGCGGCGGCGCTGGTCGACGCGGTGCGGCTGGTCGCGGCGGGCGACGGGGTGCTGGCGCCCAGCGTGACGCGGCGGCTGATGCGGGACTTCGCGGCCGTGGCGCCCCGGCAGGTGGAGCGGCCGAAGGCGCTGGACCTGCTGACCGACCGGGAGACCGAGGTGCTGCGGTGCCTCGGCGAGGGGCTGTCGAACCAGGGCATCGGGAAACGGCTGCACATCGGCGAGACGACGGTGAAGACGCACGTCTCGCGGGTGCTGACGAAGCTGGACCTGCGCTCACGGGTGCAGGCGGCGATCCTGGCGCAGGAGGCCGGGCTGGTCAGCGGCGGTCCAGCGCGGCCTTGA
- a CDS encoding histidine kinase: MRRLPDPARDLLIALGCFSGGALLYRFDLYELWAGPSDTPLGWRLLVLGIACLGQLLRGRAPLAGTFIALSAASVDVALGLSAPVIIVLMDLLHVATLRGSKRTSQLIIGLVVTTAVGIAAGIALTVQDWRSAVGSGLQIFSVLVMPVWWAINLRQHRLNTEQVERISQLDRRAAVTAERARMARDLHDVIAGHLSAIAIQSEAVLSMAARDPETVRTVLKSVRENSIQSLAEMRTMIDVLRADDEGPDEPASARLSELGRLVDSARAGGLRVELSGEAPADLPVAVDLAAYRIVQESLTNALKHAPGARVEVALDEAGKRLAVTVTSEWRGASTPGTGSGLVGMAERAQAVGGTFDAGRVDDLWRVRAELPTGGARG, translated from the coding sequence GTGCGCCGACTCCCCGACCCAGCCCGCGATCTGCTGATCGCCCTGGGCTGCTTCTCCGGCGGCGCCCTGCTCTACCGGTTCGACCTCTACGAGCTGTGGGCCGGGCCGTCGGACACCCCGCTCGGGTGGCGGCTGCTGGTGCTCGGCATCGCCTGCCTCGGCCAGCTGCTGCGCGGCCGCGCGCCGCTCGCGGGGACGTTCATCGCGCTGTCGGCGGCGTCGGTGGACGTGGCGCTGGGGCTGAGCGCGCCGGTGATCATCGTGCTGATGGACCTGCTGCACGTGGCGACGCTGCGCGGGTCGAAGCGCACCAGCCAGCTCATCATCGGCCTGGTAGTCACGACCGCGGTCGGCATCGCCGCGGGGATCGCGCTGACCGTGCAGGACTGGCGCAGCGCCGTCGGGTCCGGGCTGCAGATCTTCTCCGTGCTGGTCATGCCGGTGTGGTGGGCGATCAACCTGCGGCAGCACCGGCTGAACACCGAGCAGGTGGAGCGGATCTCGCAGCTGGACCGGCGCGCCGCCGTGACGGCCGAGCGCGCCCGGATGGCGCGGGACCTGCACGACGTGATCGCCGGGCACCTGTCCGCCATCGCCATCCAGTCCGAGGCGGTGCTGTCGATGGCCGCGCGCGACCCGGAGACGGTGCGGACGGTGTTGAAGTCGGTGCGCGAGAACAGCATCCAGTCGCTGGCCGAGATGCGGACCATGATCGACGTGCTGCGGGCGGACGACGAGGGGCCCGACGAGCCCGCCTCGGCGCGGCTGAGCGAGCTGGGGCGGCTGGTGGACTCGGCGCGCGCGGGCGGGCTGCGGGTGGAGCTGTCCGGCGAGGCGCCCGCCGACCTGCCCGTCGCCGTGGACCTGGCGGCGTACCGGATCGTGCAGGAGTCGCTGACCAACGCGCTCAAGCACGCGCCGGGCGCGCGGGTCGAGGTGGCGCTGGACGAGGCCGGGAAGCGGCTGGCGGTCACCGTGACGAGCGAGTGGCGTGGCGCTTCCACGCCGGGTACCGGGAGCGGGCTGGTCGGCATGGCCGAGCGGGCGCAGGCCGTCGGCGGGACGTTCGACGCCGGGCGCGTCGACGACCTGTGGCGGGTCCGGGCCGAACTGCCGACAGGAGGAGCGCGCGGATGA
- a CDS encoding helix-turn-helix domain-containing protein codes for MLNTVACVVMDGLAPFEFGLICEVFGIDRTDEGVPPMEFRVCGEHPGVPVRTGVGASLTPDLGLDALVGADLVAVPAFRIRDEYPPAVVDALRQAVAAGATVLSVCSGAFLLGAAGLLDGRHCTTHWQYAKTFPARFPLAKLDPDVLFVDDGNIVTSAGTASGIDACLHLIRREHGSAAATAIARRMVVAPQRDGGQRQYVELPIPTCTADSLQPILAWMLESLATEHPVSELAQRAQLSERTFARRFVAETGTTPHRWLTTQRVLRARHLLEDTDFSVDEVARHSGFGTAPLLRHHFHKAVGVTPNDYRRTFAHRPTAV; via the coding sequence ATGCTGAACACCGTCGCCTGCGTCGTCATGGACGGCCTCGCCCCGTTCGAGTTCGGTCTCATCTGCGAGGTGTTCGGCATCGACCGCACCGACGAGGGCGTGCCGCCGATGGAGTTCCGGGTCTGCGGCGAGCACCCCGGCGTGCCCGTCCGCACCGGCGTCGGCGCGAGCCTGACCCCGGACCTCGGGCTGGACGCGCTGGTCGGCGCCGACCTGGTGGCCGTGCCCGCGTTCCGCATCCGCGACGAGTACCCGCCCGCCGTCGTCGACGCGCTGCGCCAGGCCGTCGCCGCGGGCGCCACCGTGCTCTCGGTGTGCAGCGGCGCCTTCCTGCTGGGCGCGGCGGGCCTGCTCGACGGGCGCCACTGCACCACGCACTGGCAGTACGCCAAGACCTTCCCCGCCAGGTTCCCGCTGGCGAAGCTCGACCCGGACGTGCTCTTCGTCGACGACGGCAACATCGTCACCAGCGCGGGCACCGCGTCCGGCATCGACGCCTGCCTGCACCTCATCCGCCGCGAACACGGGTCGGCGGCCGCCACCGCCATCGCGCGCCGCATGGTCGTGGCCCCGCAGCGCGACGGCGGCCAGCGCCAGTACGTCGAACTGCCCATCCCCACCTGCACCGCGGACAGCCTCCAGCCGATCCTGGCCTGGATGCTGGAATCCCTGGCCACCGAGCACCCGGTGTCCGAACTGGCCCAGCGGGCCCAGCTGTCCGAACGCACCTTCGCCCGCCGGTTCGTCGCCGAGACCGGCACCACGCCGCACCGCTGGCTGACCACGCAGCGCGTCCTGCGCGCCCGGCACCTGTTGGAGGACACCGACTTCAGCGTCGACGAGGTCGCGCGGCACAGCGGCTTCGGCACGGCGCCGCTGCTGCGCCACCACTTCCACAAGGCCGTCGGGGTGACCCCGAACGACTACCGCCGCACGTTCGCCCACCGTCCGACCGCGGTGTAG
- a CDS encoding RecB family exonuclease, translating to MSDPAAASAVVTSTRPVRRPALSPSRAGDFKQCPLLYRFRAVDRLPEVPTKAQVRGTVVHAVLEDLFGLPAGERTPEVAKNLLGPAWDRVREERPEFAGLFDSADDPALTEWLLSAEGLLDGYFELEDPRRFEPDARELLVESELPSGVLLRGYIDRVDVAPTGEIRVVDYKTGAAPRLIGEAKALFQMKFYALVLWKLRGVVPRQLRLMYLADKQALAYTPDEAELGRFERTLEAIWEAILRAGRTGDFRPNPSKLCDYCDHKAFCPAFDGTPPPYPGWPEPDASVETPLDRVD from the coding sequence ATGTCCGACCCAGCAGCGGCCAGTGCGGTCGTCACCAGTACCCGCCCGGTGCGGCGGCCCGCGTTGTCACCGTCCAGGGCCGGGGACTTCAAGCAGTGCCCGCTGTTGTACCGGTTCCGCGCGGTGGACAGGCTTCCCGAGGTGCCCACGAAGGCGCAGGTGCGCGGCACCGTGGTGCACGCGGTGCTGGAGGACCTGTTCGGCCTGCCCGCCGGTGAGCGGACGCCGGAGGTGGCGAAGAACCTGCTGGGGCCCGCCTGGGACCGGGTGCGCGAGGAGCGGCCGGAGTTCGCCGGGCTGTTCGACAGCGCGGACGACCCGGCGCTGACCGAGTGGCTGCTGTCGGCCGAGGGGCTGCTGGACGGGTACTTCGAGCTGGAGGACCCGCGCCGGTTCGAGCCCGACGCCCGTGAGCTGCTGGTCGAGTCGGAGCTGCCGTCCGGGGTGCTGCTGCGCGGGTACATCGACCGCGTGGACGTCGCCCCGACGGGCGAGATCCGGGTGGTCGACTACAAGACCGGCGCCGCGCCCCGGCTGATCGGCGAGGCGAAGGCGCTGTTCCAGATGAAGTTCTACGCGCTGGTGCTGTGGAAGCTGCGCGGTGTGGTGCCCCGGCAGCTGCGGCTGATGTACCTCGCGGACAAGCAGGCGCTGGCGTACACGCCCGACGAGGCCGAGCTCGGCCGGTTCGAGCGGACGCTGGAGGCCATCTGGGAGGCCATCCTGCGCGCGGGCAGGACCGGTGACTTCCGGCCCAACCCGAGCAAGCTGTGCGACTACTGCGACCACAAGGCGTTCTGCCCGGCGTTCGACGGCACCCCACCGCCCTATCCGGGGTGGCCCGAGCCGGACGCGAGCGTCGAGACGCCGCTGGACAGGGTCGACTGA
- a CDS encoding lytic polysaccharide monooxygenase translates to MLTQALGVFAAVAALLASLVVGVAGAHGSTTDPPSRNYGCWQRWGSDFQNPTMATKDPMCWQAWQADSNAMWNWNGLYRENVGGNHQAAIPDGTLCSGGRTQAPRYNAMDTVGTWQAATKSKQFTLTVTDQAHHGADYLRVYITKQGFDSTKQALGWGNLELVTSTGKYAPAGTYATSVNAGSRTGRHVVYVIWQASHLDQSYYFCNDVIFQ, encoded by the coding sequence GTGTTAACGCAAGCACTCGGCGTGTTCGCGGCGGTCGCCGCACTGCTCGCCTCGCTCGTGGTCGGCGTCGCAGGCGCGCACGGCTCGACCACCGATCCGCCGTCTCGCAACTACGGCTGCTGGCAGCGGTGGGGCAGCGACTTCCAGAACCCGACGATGGCCACCAAGGACCCGATGTGCTGGCAGGCCTGGCAGGCCGACTCCAACGCGATGTGGAACTGGAACGGCCTGTACCGCGAGAACGTCGGCGGCAACCACCAGGCGGCCATCCCCGACGGCACGCTGTGCAGCGGCGGGCGCACGCAGGCCCCCCGCTACAACGCGATGGACACCGTCGGCACCTGGCAGGCCGCGACGAAGAGCAAGCAGTTCACCCTGACCGTCACCGACCAGGCCCACCACGGCGCGGACTACCTCCGCGTCTACATCACCAAGCAGGGCTTCGACTCGACCAAGCAGGCACTCGGGTGGGGCAACCTGGAACTGGTCACCTCGACGGGCAAGTACGCGCCCGCCGGGACGTACGCGACCTCGGTCAACGCGGGTAGCCGCACGGGGCGGCACGTGGTGTACGTGATCTGGCAGGCCAGCCACCTCGACCAGTCGTACTACTTCTGCAACGACGTCATCTTCCAGTAG
- a CDS encoding CbtB-domain containing protein, producing the protein MTSPALTPSIAVPKWAFAVALVALIIAWMVLQENGVALGAAAENVHEFFHDGRHALGVPCH; encoded by the coding sequence ATGACGAGCCCCGCATTGACACCGTCCATCGCCGTGCCCAAATGGGCTTTCGCCGTCGCGCTCGTGGCCTTGATCATCGCTTGGATGGTCCTCCAGGAGAACGGCGTCGCGCTCGGCGCGGCCGCCGAGAACGTCCACGAGTTCTTCCACGACGGACGCCACGCTCTCGGCGTTCCGTGCCACTAG
- a CDS encoding thioesterase family protein, whose product MAGFYRRLGGDRYLATPHTAGPWSTESQHLGPPSALLVREMENLAPRAGMAFARVVLDVLGPVPVAELEVSASVVRPGRSVELLGAELRHEGRAVLRAQAWRISGGDTSSLATEFSGMLPEPRMCPVMEMPAEWACGYLEAVDWRSVEGGIFAPGDAIVWGKPLMPTVEEEESTALQRMFAITDSASGVSSRLDIREWFAINTDLAVHLHREPQGSWFALDAETAIGPGGVGVATSEVHDLLGPVGRTAQSLFVRER is encoded by the coding sequence ATGGCGGGCTTCTACCGGCGCCTGGGCGGCGACCGCTACCTGGCGACCCCGCACACGGCGGGGCCGTGGAGCACGGAGAGCCAGCACCTCGGGCCGCCCTCGGCGCTGCTGGTGCGCGAGATGGAGAACCTGGCGCCCCGCGCCGGCATGGCGTTCGCGCGGGTCGTCCTCGACGTGCTCGGGCCGGTGCCGGTCGCCGAGCTGGAGGTGTCCGCGTCGGTCGTGCGGCCGGGGCGCTCGGTCGAGCTGCTGGGCGCGGAGCTGCGCCACGAGGGGCGCGCGGTGCTGCGGGCCCAGGCGTGGCGGATCAGCGGCGGGGACACCTCGTCGTTGGCCACGGAGTTCTCCGGCATGCTCCCCGAACCGCGGATGTGCCCCGTGATGGAGATGCCCGCCGAGTGGGCGTGCGGGTACCTGGAAGCGGTCGACTGGCGGTCGGTGGAGGGCGGCATCTTCGCGCCCGGCGACGCGATCGTGTGGGGCAAGCCGCTGATGCCGACGGTCGAAGAGGAGGAGAGCACCGCGCTCCAGCGGATGTTCGCCATCACGGACTCCGCCAGCGGGGTGTCGAGCAGGCTGGACATCCGCGAGTGGTTCGCGATCAACACCGACCTCGCCGTGCACCTGCACCGGGAGCCGCAGGGGTCGTGGTTCGCCCTCGACGCCGAGACGGCGATCGGGCCGGGCGGGGTCGGGGTGGCCACGAGCGAGGTGCACGACCTGCTGGGCCCGGTGGGCCGGACCGCGCAGTCGCTGTTCGTCCGCGAGCGGTAG
- the hisG gene encoding ATP phosphoribosyltransferase, whose amino-acid sequence MLRVAVPNKGALAERASEMLREAGYRQRNEQRDLTVIDSANEVEFFFLRPKDIAIYVGSGRLDLGITGLDLMRDSGANVESRLSLGFGGSTFRYAGPKGTDWQLADIKGKRLATAYKTLVQADLEKHGIEAEIIRLDGAVEISIQLGVADLIADVVGSGRTLQQHDLVPFGHTICESEAVLIHSSAVDDSPAKQQLTARLQGVVFAQHYLMLDYDCPRTLLDEALRVTPGLESPTVAPLADPAQVAVRAMVPRKEANRLMDQLSALGAKAILASDIRFCRL is encoded by the coding sequence ATGCTGCGCGTGGCTGTTCCGAACAAGGGCGCGCTCGCCGAGCGCGCCTCCGAGATGCTGAGGGAGGCGGGCTACCGCCAGCGCAACGAGCAGCGCGACCTCACCGTCATCGACTCGGCCAACGAGGTCGAGTTCTTCTTCCTGCGCCCCAAGGACATCGCCATCTACGTCGGCTCCGGCCGGCTCGACCTCGGCATCACCGGTCTCGACCTGATGCGCGACTCCGGGGCGAACGTCGAATCGCGGCTGTCGCTCGGCTTCGGCGGCTCGACCTTCCGCTACGCGGGCCCCAAGGGCACCGACTGGCAGCTGGCCGACATCAAGGGCAAGCGGCTGGCCACCGCGTACAAGACGCTCGTGCAGGCGGACCTGGAGAAGCACGGCATCGAGGCGGAGATCATCCGGCTCGACGGCGCGGTGGAGATCTCCATCCAGCTCGGCGTGGCCGACCTGATCGCGGACGTGGTCGGCTCCGGCCGCACCCTCCAGCAGCACGACCTGGTGCCGTTCGGCCACACCATCTGCGAGTCCGAGGCCGTCCTCATCCACTCCTCGGCCGTGGACGACTCGCCCGCGAAGCAGCAGCTCACCGCCCGCTTGCAGGGCGTCGTCTTCGCGCAGCACTACCTGATGCTCGACTACGACTGCCCGCGCACGCTGCTGGACGAGGCGCTGCGCGTCACGCCCGGCCTGGAGTCGCCGACCGTGGCCCCGCTCGCCGACCCGGCCCAGGTGGCCGTGCGCGCGATGGTGCCCCGCAAGGAAGCCAACCGGCTCATGGACCAGCTGTCCGCGCTGGGCGCGAAGGCGATCCTGGCGTCGGACATCCGGTTCTGCCGCCTGTGA
- a CDS encoding CbtA family protein, with protein sequence MAPNTYTGLLTRGLAAGGVAGLAAGLVSLFVVEVPIRAALAVEEAREAAEHAEGGEHEHAELFSRGTQVVGGVLAAVVLGLAVGALFATIFAYTRRWFVDKQPFFRSAALGLSAFGVAALLPAIKYPANPPAVGDPTTVNYRTGLYLGLILAGIVVAYGATYLASRLGHLAAPVRVTAVLLATVVAVTVLLLVFPPPPDAIPADMPSGVLWDFRLASLAETATLWIGLGLVFGLLIDPAVRKTKPRTAVAA encoded by the coding sequence ATGGCACCCAACACCTACACCGGACTGCTGACCCGCGGCCTCGCCGCGGGTGGCGTCGCCGGTCTGGCGGCCGGACTGGTCAGCCTGTTCGTCGTCGAAGTGCCGATCCGCGCCGCGCTGGCCGTCGAGGAGGCCCGCGAGGCGGCGGAGCACGCCGAAGGCGGCGAGCACGAGCACGCGGAGCTGTTCAGCCGCGGCACCCAGGTCGTGGGCGGTGTGCTGGCCGCGGTGGTCCTCGGACTCGCGGTCGGCGCCCTGTTCGCGACGATCTTCGCCTACACGCGGCGCTGGTTCGTCGACAAGCAGCCGTTCTTCCGCAGCGCCGCGCTCGGGCTGTCGGCGTTCGGCGTCGCGGCGCTGCTGCCCGCGATCAAGTACCCGGCCAACCCGCCCGCGGTGGGCGACCCGACGACCGTCAACTACCGGACGGGCCTGTACCTCGGGCTCATCCTGGCGGGCATCGTCGTCGCGTACGGGGCGACCTACCTCGCCTCGCGGCTCGGCCACCTGGCCGCGCCGGTGCGCGTCACCGCCGTCCTGCTCGCGACCGTCGTCGCGGTGACCGTCCTGCTGCTGGTGTTCCCGCCGCCGCCGGACGCGATCCCGGCCGACATGCCGTCCGGTGTCCTCTGGGACTTCCGGCTGGCGTCGTTGGCCGAGACGGCGACGCTGTGGATCGGACTCGGCCTGGTGTTCGGACTGCTGATCGACCCGGCGGTCCGGAAGACCAAGCCCAGGACGGCCGTAGCGGCCTGA
- a CDS encoding HAD family hydrolase: MDGTLLDSEKLWDIPLYEFAEKLGGTLSLETRHAMVGSNVPTTLSLLYSEVGLVPSQDDLDDAAVWIARRTEEVFRTGLPWRPGAREALRAVRDAGVPMALVTSTERALTEVALDTIGRDLFDVTVCGDEVDGHNKPLPEPYLRAARLLGVDAADCVAVEDSPTGVASAVGAGCTVLVVPCDVPVGQGERRVFRESLVGVDLAVLSAL; this comes from the coding sequence ATGGACGGCACCCTGCTGGACTCCGAGAAGCTCTGGGACATCCCGCTGTACGAGTTCGCCGAGAAGCTCGGCGGCACGCTGTCGCTGGAGACCCGGCACGCGATGGTGGGCTCCAACGTTCCGACCACGCTGTCGCTGCTGTACTCCGAGGTCGGCCTGGTGCCGTCCCAGGACGACCTCGACGACGCCGCGGTGTGGATCGCGCGCCGCACCGAGGAGGTGTTCCGCACCGGTCTGCCGTGGCGGCCCGGCGCGCGGGAGGCGTTGCGCGCGGTGCGGGACGCGGGTGTGCCGATGGCGCTGGTGACGTCGACCGAGCGGGCGCTGACCGAGGTCGCGCTGGACACCATCGGCCGCGACCTGTTCGACGTGACGGTGTGCGGCGACGAGGTGGACGGGCACAACAAGCCGCTGCCGGAGCCGTACCTGCGCGCCGCCCGGCTGCTCGGCGTGGACGCGGCCGACTGCGTCGCGGTCGAGGACTCGCCCACGGGCGTCGCGTCCGCGGTCGGCGCCGGGTGCACGGTGCTGGTGGTGCCGTGCGACGTCCCGGTCGGGCAGGGGGAACGGCGGGTCTTCCGCGAATCGCTCGTGGGTGTCGACCTGGCCGTGCTCTCGGCCCTGTGA
- a CDS encoding site-2 protease family protein gives MAMTGSWRRRVDRDGGVLLFRAAGVPVLLAPSWWLGSAAIVLIYTPLVGRLLPDASALSAFVIATAFTLFLGLSVLAHELGHSLTAIRLGLPVRRLRLFLLGGVSEMTRTPTRPSHEGLVAAAGPAVSVALAAAFGLAAMVMEPGNPLWLLIAQTAFANAAVAVFNLLPGLPLDGGRILRAGIWAATGKRASGTRAAVTGGVVVAALLVAWAFWGVVQGEEDAWVRFGVCVLTAWFVVAGARGELSAERRRAWPEGLTLAELVQPVLQLPAESPVSGALAASAGRGVVLVRADGVAVGLLDQDLARRLSTRSPQAPAEQAADPIRPETVLLADEPGEEIVERVRGTAAWQFLVVDMDGRPSGVLRREDLKAALDRR, from the coding sequence ATGGCCATGACGGGGAGCTGGCGCAGGCGGGTCGACCGGGACGGCGGGGTGCTGCTGTTCCGCGCGGCGGGCGTGCCCGTCCTGCTCGCGCCCTCGTGGTGGCTGGGCTCCGCGGCGATCGTCCTGATCTACACCCCGCTGGTGGGCAGGCTGCTCCCCGACGCGAGCGCGCTGAGCGCGTTCGTCATCGCCACCGCGTTCACGCTCTTCCTCGGCCTGTCGGTGCTGGCCCACGAACTGGGCCACTCGCTCACCGCCATCCGGCTCGGCCTCCCGGTGCGCAGACTGCGGCTGTTCCTCCTCGGCGGTGTGTCGGAGATGACGCGCACGCCCACCAGGCCGAGCCACGAGGGTCTGGTGGCCGCGGCGGGCCCGGCCGTGTCGGTGGCGCTGGCGGCGGCGTTCGGCCTGGCCGCGATGGTCATGGAACCCGGCAACCCGCTCTGGCTCCTGATCGCCCAGACGGCCTTCGCCAACGCCGCGGTGGCCGTGTTCAACCTGCTCCCTGGCCTCCCCCTCGACGGCGGCCGCATCCTGCGGGCGGGCATCTGGGCCGCCACCGGCAAGCGCGCCTCCGGCACCAGGGCCGCCGTGACGGGCGGTGTAGTGGTGGCCGCGCTCCTGGTCGCCTGGGCGTTCTGGGGCGTCGTGCAGGGCGAGGAGGACGCCTGGGTCCGCTTCGGCGTCTGCGTCCTCACGGCCTGGTTCGTGGTGGCGGGCGCCCGCGGCGAGCTGTCGGCCGAGCGCAGGCGCGCCTGGCCCGAGGGCCTCACCCTCGCCGAACTGGTCCAGCCCGTCCTGCAACTCCCGGCCGAGAGCCCCGTGTCCGGCGCGCTGGCCGCGTCGGCGGGCAGGGGAGTGGTGCTCGTCAGGGCGGACGGCGTGGCCGTGGGCCTGCTCGACCAGGACCTGGCCCGCAGGCTCTCCACGAGGTCCCCGCAGGCCCCCGCGGAGCAGGCGGCCGACCCCATCCGCCCGGAGACCGTGCTGCTGGCCGACGAACCGGGCGAGGAGATCGTCGAACGGGTGCGGGGCACCGCCGCGTGGCAGTTCCTCGTCGTCGACATGGACGGCCGCCCGTCCGGCGTCCTGCGCCGGGAGGACCTCAAGGCCGCGCTGGACCGCCGCTGA